One genomic segment of Lysobacter sp. 5GHs7-4 includes these proteins:
- the murB gene encoding UDP-N-acetylmuramate dehydrogenase: MSDAVRLLREAALTRRNTFGVAATAPVLAEVADASRLDEALRLPELRDGIALVLGGGSNLLFAGDPEGAVLALTGDRVQTLGAAPDHDGAILRADAGVPWHGFVMRTLEAGYAGLENLALIPGTVGAAPIQNIGAYGVEVRDFVHVVEAFEPATATLHRFDAAACRFAYRDSLFKHAPDRYLVTAVEFALPRTPALRLDYAGLGEELAAMGVDAPTPRTVAEAVIAIRRRKLPDPATLGNAGSFFKNPIVPRAQAESLLAEHPALPVFRGADDDSRKLSAGWLIDACGWKGHRDGDAGVSAAHALVLVNHGHASGAQLLDLARRIADSVQARFGVAIEPEPRLIGARW, translated from the coding sequence ATGAGCGACGCCGTCCGCCTCCTGCGCGAGGCCGCGCTGACCCGACGCAATACCTTCGGCGTGGCCGCGACCGCGCCGGTGCTGGCCGAAGTGGCCGACGCCTCGCGCCTGGACGAGGCCCTGCGCCTGCCCGAACTGCGCGACGGCATCGCTCTGGTGCTGGGCGGCGGCAGCAACCTGCTGTTCGCCGGCGATCCCGAGGGCGCGGTGCTCGCCCTGACCGGCGACCGCGTGCAGACGCTGGGCGCCGCGCCCGATCACGACGGCGCGATCCTGCGCGCCGACGCCGGCGTGCCCTGGCACGGCTTCGTGATGCGCACGCTGGAAGCCGGCTACGCCGGCCTGGAAAACCTGGCCCTGATTCCGGGCACGGTCGGCGCCGCGCCGATCCAGAACATCGGCGCCTACGGCGTGGAAGTGCGCGATTTCGTGCACGTCGTGGAAGCCTTCGAACCGGCCACCGCCACCCTGCACCGCTTCGATGCCGCCGCCTGCCGCTTCGCTTACCGCGACAGCCTGTTCAAGCACGCGCCCGACCGTTACCTGGTCACCGCGGTCGAGTTCGCGCTGCCGCGCACGCCCGCGCTGCGCCTGGACTACGCCGGCCTGGGCGAGGAGCTGGCCGCGATGGGCGTGGACGCGCCGACGCCGCGCACGGTCGCCGAAGCGGTGATCGCGATCCGCCGCCGCAAGCTGCCCGACCCGGCCACGCTCGGCAACGCCGGCAGCTTCTTCAAGAATCCGATCGTGCCGCGCGCGCAGGCCGAGTCGCTGCTGGCCGAACACCCCGCGCTGCCGGTGTTCCGCGGCGCCGACGACGACAGCCGCAAACTGTCGGCCGGCTGGCTGATCGACGCCTGCGGATGGAAAGGCCATCGCGACGGCGACGCCGGCGTGTCCGCCGCGCACGCGCTGGTGCTGGTCAACCACGGCCACGCCAGCGGCGCGCAGTTGCTGGACCTGGCCCGCCGTATCGCCGACTCCGTGCAAGCGCGCTTCGGCGTGGCCATCGAACCCGAGCCGCGCCTGATCGGCGCCCGCTGGTGA
- a CDS encoding quinone-dependent dihydroorotate dehydrogenase produces MYSLARPFLFGLDAERAHGLGLTALETAYRTGLNPLLSSRPKPFPTKAFGLTFPNPVGLAAGLDKNGAHIDALLALGFGFVEIGTVTPRPQEGNPKPRMFRLPEHEAVINRLGFNNEGVDALVRNVERAQRRHGLLGINIGKNKDTPNESAEDDYLLCLERVYPLADYITVNISSPNTAGLRELQEEQSLRRLIGTLREAQEKYAGLHGKRVPMLVKIAPDLSDHDIEAAARVLSELQVDGVIATNTTVSRIAIEGARHAGEMGGLSGRPLMGQSTTVLRMLRTRLPESIPMIGVGGILSGADAVTKMAAGAALVQCYTGLVYRGPALVHECVEAMRRRKEAPSRGNVPPA; encoded by the coding sequence GTGTACAGCCTCGCCCGCCCCTTTCTGTTCGGACTGGATGCCGAACGCGCGCACGGCCTTGGCCTCACGGCGCTGGAAACGGCCTACCGCACCGGCCTCAATCCGCTGCTGAGCAGCCGGCCCAAGCCGTTTCCGACCAAGGCCTTCGGCCTGACCTTCCCCAATCCCGTCGGCCTGGCCGCCGGCCTGGACAAGAACGGCGCGCACATCGATGCGCTGCTGGCGCTGGGCTTCGGCTTCGTCGAGATCGGCACGGTCACGCCGCGCCCGCAGGAAGGCAACCCCAAGCCGCGCATGTTCCGCCTGCCCGAGCACGAGGCGGTGATCAACCGTCTGGGCTTCAACAACGAGGGCGTCGATGCCCTGGTCCGCAACGTAGAGCGCGCCCAGCGCCGCCACGGCCTGCTGGGCATCAACATCGGCAAGAACAAGGACACCCCGAACGAGTCGGCCGAGGACGACTACCTGCTGTGCCTGGAGCGGGTCTATCCGCTGGCCGACTACATCACGGTCAACATCTCCTCGCCCAACACCGCCGGCCTGCGCGAGCTGCAGGAAGAACAATCGCTGCGCCGCCTGATCGGCACCCTGCGCGAGGCGCAGGAGAAATACGCCGGCCTGCACGGCAAGCGCGTGCCGATGCTGGTCAAGATCGCGCCCGACCTGTCCGACCACGACATCGAAGCGGCCGCGCGCGTGCTCAGCGAACTGCAGGTCGACGGCGTGATCGCCACCAACACCACGGTTTCGCGCATCGCCATCGAGGGTGCGCGCCACGCCGGCGAAATGGGCGGCCTGTCCGGACGTCCGCTGATGGGCCAGTCGACCACGGTGCTGCGCATGCTGCGCACGCGCCTGCCCGAATCGATCCCGATGATCGGCGTCGGCGGCATCCTGTCCGGCGCCGACGCCGTGACCAAGATGGCAGCCGGCGCGGCCCTGGTGCAGTGCTACACCGGCCTGGTCTATCGCGGGCCGGCGCTGGTGCACGAATGCGTGGAAGCGATGCGACGCCGCAAGGAAGCCCCGAGCCGCGGCAACGTCCCGCCGGCATGA